The Chryseobacterium indologenes genomic sequence AGGTCTCTGAGAGAAGGGGTTTTGAATTTCCCGACATCCTTAGAGTTTTTTGTTATATGATACAATCCAAGGTCTTCATATTCACGCTTATAATAGGTAAGTCCGATATTGTGGAAGGATTCATCGCTAAGATACTTCCCGTAATGGCAATTCATACATCTTGCTTTGGTACGGAATAAGTGCATCCCATAAATTTCTTTGTCACTCATTGCTTTATAATCTCCTCCGATAAATTTATCCAGCTTGCTGGGCTGGCTTCGAATAGTTCTTTGAAAGGTAGCTAATGCACTGGCGATTTTGTCGAATGTAATCTTATTGGTGTGGTACACGTCTTTAAAAAGCTGTCTGTATTCCTTAATTTTTGACAGTTTTCCGCCTAGCTTTTCCGGTTTCATATTCATTTCATTGTGGGCAGAGATCGGGCCTATTAGCTGTTCTTCAAGGGTTTTGGATCTGCCGTCCCAGAAGAATGATTTTCTTTCTGCGATATTGTAAAGAGACTGTGTATTTCTTTTCCCCTGCAGATGGTCATTTCCCAAAGCAACTTCCTGTCCGTCACTCCAGCCCAGTTCAGGATTATGGCAACTGCTACAGGAAATCTGACTTGATGAGGATAATTTAGGGTCAAAAAACAGCTTTTTTCCCAGCATTACTTCAGGAAGCTCCTGGGTATCATAGTAATTGGAGTCCCAATCTATAGCTTCAAATTCTTTCCAGCTGATACCGGAGTCTATTGAAGGTTCAGGCCAGTATTTTATTGGCTTTTTATACTGTTCCACTACTTCTCCATAATCAACACTGTATTTTTGTATGGTGTGTTGCATGAAAAAAAGACTGATGACTCCGAGTAGTAATAGTAATTTAAGATCTGAAAATTTCATGTTTTTTAATTTAAAAAATGCCTCCTATGGTGGCTGAAAACAGCATATTACTGCTATTGTTAAAGTTGCTGTACATCATTTTTCCTCCTACATACGCATTCTTTATAACCGGAAAGTTGAAATGAAAATTAATGTCAAGCTTAGCCTGCCAAAAGTCTGATGACTGATAGTGATAATTTTCCTGCAGCATCTGATTAATGGATGCTTTACCGGAATTATTAAAAACCGCATTTTTCTTATATACATCCGTTACAGAAACACCAAGAGAAACCGAAAGAGCAAGATTGCTGTCAAAGGTCTTCAGCCATTGGTAGTCTGCGCCATACATAAGTTTATTGAGGGCAATACTTGAATACGGATTGTTGTACTTTTCATTTTCCCGTATAAAGCCTACAAAAGGCAATAAAGATGATTTTACATGAGCGTTTTCCATCTGGAGAAGTCCTTTAAAAATCCCGTTCGTTATCTGGTGGTTGTATCTTTCTACAGAGCCTATCCGGATATAATTCCTTGAATTTTCATTTAAAAAAGATTCTCGGTTCCCTTTCTTTCAGTATGGCTTCCATCCAGAAAAAGGCCCCAGGATATCTTATTTTGCTTAAAAAATTTTCCTGCTGAAAAAGTAAGCTGCTGTTCATTAATTTTTGACGCATTCAGATCCGCATACTCGGTAAGAAGTTTGTCGAGACTGAATTTTCTGATTCCGGCTGAAAGATACCAGTTTCTGTTTTCGGCTTCAAATAACTGGAGCTCAGCTCCGTATGACCAGCCTTCATAATAGGCCTGCCGAAGCTTTCCGGAAAGCAATTCATTATAATTGCCCAATCCGCTCATATTGTATATCATCGGGAAGCCTTGATTGCTGACAAAGCTCAGGTAGTGCTTCTGCGTATATTTTTCTGCATTCAGGGAAGCTCCGACCTTAAATTTTTGAAACACCAAAGCATTGGCTCCCAAAGCTAGGGAGAAACTGGCCGTTGTATTTTTAGGCCTTGGATCCACATCACGATAGCTTAGACTCGCCTTGTAGTTCCCGGTAATCCCAACGGTGAAAGAGTGTAATGCCTTTGAATATCCTCCTGAAAATATATAATTCTCAAACCTAAGATCACCTCCCACACTGTCTGCGGCTACGTAAGGGTAGATGAGGTCATAATCGGCATTCTCATTCCATATTACCCTTTTATTTTTACCTTGAGAATAGGATGCATGACCCCAAACTACTGTTTCAGGATTTAGAATTTGCAGGGTACGGGCCTCCGCACCCCACAAATTACTTCCTTTTCCTTTTTGCTGAATCTCGTTAGGCGTATCATTATTTTTTTGAAAACAGGCTGAATGTGGTGATACTGTATTTTCTGGCTCCCAGAGTGTTGGAGGGATTTACCGTAACCTTATCTTTAAACAGCCGTTCGCAGCTATATTCCTCATGTACTTTCTCAATGATGCCGTCATTGATCTGTGCATGAAGGGATGAGGTTATGAATGACAAAAGAGCAGAGACGGGTAGGAAATATTTCATTTAATTGAATAATGAAGGTTTTACACCATGCTCAAAATCTACTGTAGAATTATGGGTGTCTTTTAAGATGTTTTTGCCTTCTGCTGTTTTTCCGATCACTTTTCTGCGGACAGCTTTTCCAAAACGGTTTTTATCGCCGTCAAAAGAAGCCACGGAAGTCCAGCCCATATCCAGGGAAGGAGAGGTTACCAGCCATTGAAAAGAATCCTGTACGCTTAGGTTGACAGCGTCAGTGATCCATTCATTGGGAATTTTAACCGCAGTTCCGTCCATAGGATAGACATCACCTCCAAATGTAAGATTGTAAGTATAAGTGTATGTATTCTGGCTGATCAACGCCTCATTGGTCATTCCCTGAGGCATGCGGGCCAAAGCGTAGGCGTAATATCCCTGCGTATGAATGACCATTTTTTCAAAGACATTCATCATTTTTGGAACTAAAGGATTGTCGATATCATCAGAATCTTCCTTGAATATCTGGAAATCAGCCTGTGAAAGGTTGATGGACGACGGATTGAATTCTTTATGGTTGATCGCATCTTCAGCAATGATAATAGATTCTCCCGGTTTTACCGGATATGTCTGTCCCGTTCCCGGAATTTTGATGATTGCCCCGGCAGAAAAGGTAGTCGTCATAATATTGGGGCTGTAATCCTGTTTCTCATTCGTCATAAAACTTGATTGAATCAACAACATTCCGTCAGCGTATAAAATCTGATCTGTATTATTGGTAATTTTAAAGTATTGATCACCGAAGTACATAGCTCCCTGCGGTGTTTTTGTTCCTGTAAAAAATACTTCTTCCAGGATCAGATCCCCACTTCCCGCTTTCAATGAAATAGCCACGGTCTTAGTTTGTTCATTACCATTGACAACGACACCGGTCTGCAGACCTCCCACTTTACCTTCAATGGTTCCCGAATCATCAGAATATACAATGCTTCCTTCCACTGAAATGGTATAAGTTCCCGTAGGAAGAACAGTTTTCAATACATTGGTATTGGTAAGTTCCCGGCTGGTACTAAACCCGCTGTTCAGTTCTTTAAAGCTGATCTTAAGGTGCTTATATTCTTTAACCTGAATATTGTCGGGAGTCAGTTTAAATTCCAGTTGCAGGGTGGTTTGTGCCTGAGATTCCGGTGCGTCGGAATCAGATGAACATGCTGCAAGACTGACGACAGCACACAATACTAATAGTGTTCTTAATAAATGTTTTAACATAACGTATAAAATTTAAATTGTTATAAATTGAAATTGATTTCCATCCCGAAATAAGGATCATGAGCGCCCTTCCTGTTGATGGTAAACCCATTGATATTGTAAGGCGCATAGTAACTGAACAGCCTGTTTGCGAACATTGAAATTACAACTGCTTTATTCCGGAAGCTTTTTGTTACCTTGAGGTTAAGATTCATTTCCATAGGTCTTCTCGAGGCATTGTACAGATCATTATTCTGAGCGATGATCAATCTTTCAAGAAGAGTTCCCTTCGCGGTCTCAGGATGGAAAGGATAAATATTACCGTTGGGATCCACATAATGACTCGGTACACCGCTCATGGGATCGAGTTTTCTCATAGAATACCACGAAAACTGAAAAGAGGAAGAAAAAATCAGGTCCAGCTTTGGGATGTAAGTGTCCAGCATCAGATTGGTATTCAGAACTTCGTTTACAGAGTTGGGTTCCATTCCATCATACAGCCCGAGATAAGGATAAGGTTTTCCGTTGATAGATATATCATGACCTCTGTATACGGGAAGGCTATTTCCGTACCGGGTTTTGAACCATGCTCCGTTCAGGGTAAAACGGGTATTGATTTTCGGAATTCTGTTTGAAGAATACTGAAATTCTATTCCTTCCTTATCAATGGTACTGCCGTTTCGTTGAGCAGAATAGATGAAGTTTTCGTTAATATTCTGATAGGGAAGTGCATCGACATCCGGCGGAGAAGTTATGCTGCCATGATCAAGCCCTGATGTATCGTATTTTTTGTACTGATACACCGCATATTCGTTCATGGAACGGAATGCATTGTTCATATTTTCCTTAAAAACAGTGACTGACAACTGATGTAATCCCAGGTTGAAATCTAATCTTGCTTCAAATTTTTCATTCACGGCAGGTTCTATTTCAGGATTCTGTGGGTTGTAGATCATCGTTTTATAATTGACTCTTCTGTAATTGGGATTGTCATGAAAATAATTAAGTTGCTGAACATCTTTGTAAATAAGTTCAGGATATAAAAGATTGAGGTCAGGGAATAAACTTTGTTTACCATAACCAAGGGTCAGTGCAAGTTGTGACTTTTGATTCAGAAGGGTAAATGAAGGAAGGTTCCATTGAAGATTGACCCGCGGATCTGCATACACTTTTCCATGCATTTTGAAATAGGAAGGGATATTCATCATAGAATTACCCCGTAGTCCGAGAGCTAATGTAAGCGTATGCTTTCCTATATCTGCAGCGCTTATGGTCTCGAGGAAGGCCGCTCCAGTACTGTAAGCGGGAATATCACGATATGCTCTTGGCCTGAACGTAGATTTGGGGTCAATAGGTTTGTAGATGTCAAATAATTGCCCTTGTCCCCAGTTTTTACTCAGTTGCCAGTCAAACCCTGTATTGATCTCTGTTTTTACTGATGTAACGGTAAACCGGAAGGTATTGATCATTTTAACGAACAGATCCAAAGGTTTTCCATCCACGATATAATCAGAAATATAGCGTGCTTCCGGATAATAGCCGTCATATTCTCCTTCCGTTCTTGATAAAGGGAAAGCAGTGGCATTTTCCAGCTGGATGAATTTCGTCTGTTTTATTTTATCCAACCTTTGATTGATGGTAGCCTGAACTTCCGTTGATCTGTAAAATGAAGGCTCATTTTTGGTGTAGGTGAAAAGGTTGGAAAGACTGAAGAGGTGATTATTGACTTCATATGAATTGAGCTCTGACAAATCTATATCGGGATCAGATTTTGATCCGTCCAGAGAACCTGTGTAGCTAAGATTGGCTTGCCATCTGGAATTTCCATGATCATGTTTCTTTTCTTTAACCAAAGCAAAATTTGTTGTGATTCTCTTGTAATTTTCCAATCGGTCCCTTGGATCAGATTTAGCATTTAAATAATCAATGCCGAGGTTGATTTTCAGGTCTTTATCTTTATTTTCAAAACCCTTGTTTACTGCAAAAAGTTTACTGTAACCATCTGCTTTAAATCTTGCATTCCATCTGGTTTGTCCTGATTTATTGGTGATCTTCACAATTCCCGAAGTAAGATTTCCGTACCTTACAGAAGGAATTCCTCGAAGAATTTCTACTTTTTCGATCTGATCCGTTGAAATACTGCGCATATCTACACCGCTTGTGATGTTCAATCTCCTTTTTAAACCGGTATTGGTCTTATCTGTAAAATCATAGGTATATTGAAGGTTGGCTCCCGAATTTAAAGGCGCACCGTCAACCAGAAAGGTCGTTCCCATGGCAGACGTATTGTAATCGCTGCCGGGATTTCCTGTTTCCCGAAGGCTTATTTTATTGACCTGATTCATGACTGGGTCTGTGGATCTTCCACCCGGTAACAATTCCAGAAGGTCAGTGAAACTGGAAGGCTGTAAATGCTGCATCGCACGTTGACTGATAACAGATGATGAGGTCAATCCTTTGCTTTCTTTTGCCGTAATAATCACTTCTTCAATATTATTCACATTCTCCTTAAGGGAAAACTTAAAAGTATCAGGTTGGGTAACCTGTATCTTTCCGGAATATTGAACATTACCTTTTTACGTATTTCTATGGCATATTCTCCCGGACTAAGATGTACTGCTGCAAACCCTTTTTCATTGGAAAGGATCGAATACTTCTTCTTGCCGGACGAAAGAAAGATTTCATAATCTTTAAGGGGGCCGGAGTGGGAATCCTGTACTTCAATGAAAACAGATACGGATCTTTCCTGAGAATTAACGGTCGTCAGTGCAATAAAGAAAAATAAAAAAGTAAAAAATTGAGATCTGGAGGGAAGGTATTGAGCATGGTCTGCCATCGTGCATTATTCTTTCGGCAAAATTAGGAGCCCTGGGAATAGATATCTAATTTTATTTAGAATAATTTAAAATAGTTGATAAAAATCAGTTTAAATCTGTGTATCAAGATTGAAATATTAAATGGTGTGAAGCAGTTTTAATGTTTGTAAAATGTTCGTTATCAATGGTTTTTTTTGCCTTTCTTTGTTTTGGTTGTCGATTTATTTCCAATTTAATTTTTTAGAGTTATTTTGTGGAGCAAACCCGTAACAAAAAAGCACTCCCAGTAACGGAGTGCCCAAAATTAACTTGAAATGATTTATATGAAGATGGATTAAGGTCTAAAGTTTTACCTTTTTATTAATTGTTTTACCATTGTTTAAAATCATTTGAACTACATAAATTCCTGAGTCTAAGTTTCCTGATTCAAACTGGTCCTTATTCACTTCATGTTGGCGTACCAACACTCCTGAAATGCTGTAGATGCTAATGTTTTTAATACCGTTGGCTGCCTTTGCCTTGATCTGATGATTTTGTGCAAAAATATCTGCATTGTTTTCCGGAGACAGAGTACCCACAGCTTTATTAAACTGAAGATTATAAAACGGAGTCACCACTTCGAATGTATATGTTTGATGATCAATCGATTTCAGATCAATTCCTCCTGTTTCCAGATATTTTTCCTTTGAAATACTAGCCCGTAAATTTTTGTTCTGATCAAAAATGTTGATGGCTGAAAGCTCCTCCTGATCAATTTTTAATTTTAAAAGATCATTATTTTCGGATTGTACGATTTCTTTCTCCTCAATGACTGTCGGAGTACTTTTGATGTACGGAATCATTTTATTTTCATTGTTCTCCGTAACTTTAAGCAGATAAACTCCATCTTTCAAAGCAGATAAATTTCGGTCAACAGCAGATCTTCCGGCTGCCTTTTCTTTATTGAAATCTGTAATTTCCACTAACTGCATATTTCCAAGGTCGGGCTTAATCTGGGAAGAAGATAAAGGATTGATCTCTGAAGATACATCAGATGCTTTCTTTCCAAAAATAGATCCCGCAATCGCCCATTGATTGAGAAGGCCGCCACTCCTTAAGCTATTGAATTTTGCATTGGAAGCCAGCACAAACGGTACAATGCCTCCCACATGACCTAAAGGTCCCCAATAAAAAGCCTCGAGTTTATATTTGTTCAGATCCCACCACGGATAATATCCTCGTTGCACATCAATTGTTTTAGAAGTATTTTCCGGGGGAATAGCCAGATCAACTGTCGAATGCCCGAGAGTCATCGGGGTTTTATTGTACCAGTTGTATACATCCTTGGGTTGCAGGCATTGTCTGAACACATGATTTTGATTGTTGGTCACTTCATTGATAAAGATATTGGTAAAAAGCTTTCTCCATATGACTGGGCCCCACAACAGCCCCCCGTTATCCTGAACAACATGATAGGTATAGCGGTCCAAATATTCTGCGGAAATAACTTCTGAAATATTATTGTTGTATGTTCTGAATCCTGTATTATTACAACTATGAAGAACATTGGCCAGGAAAGCGGTAAACGGATAAATATCTTTCTCTAAGACCCCTTTTTTTAAGGTGGTTTCTGACATGTCATACGGTCCGTCGCCCATATAAGCATATTTGAATTTGAGATGGGTAGGATTCGCAGTATTCAGCATTTTGATCGTCGACATAGCAGCATGAGCCCCTTGGGAATAGCCGGTCAGGAAATATTCATCATACCTTTTTACTCCCTGCTGGGCTAAAACTTTATTGGCAGCAGTTACAAAATCAATGGTAGCACCGGCTTCAGTAGCATAATCTACATAAGGGTGAACGCCTTCTCCTGTTCCCATTCCAACATAGTCAGGAGCCATGAGAATATAACCATTGAGGACATAAGAAAGCTCAACAACGAAACCGGCAGTTAGAGCTCCCTTAAAATTGGAAGGAACGTTATTTCTGCTATCGGTTGTTCCGTGATCAGATACTACGGTCGACAGTTTATAACCTACATTGGGAAACATAAGTAAGCCGGTTGCTTTTACAAGGATATTGTTCTCATTTTTGGTGTAATAAGTTATTTTATATCCTTTTAAACCGATATTAAAACTATTCAGGTAGCTTACAAAATCCGGAGCATTTTGTTCACCCAGATTATTGGCAATAAAATTAGCTACTCCCTGTGGCGTCAGATCTAGTTTTTGTTCTGCACTTACAAGGTCTCCTGCCTGCTGTGCAAGGTAAAATGGAGCTGTAATACTTAGTAAAAAAAATGTAATTTTTCTCATATTGTCATCCTTTTGATGACTTCAAGATAATATTTTTAATGAAAGTTGAAGAATATTATCATATTAATAATTATTCACTGAATATAATTTCTCAGGAAAGTGAATAAAATAAAAGAGTCCGATCACATGACCAGACTCTTTTTATCTATATTAGTTTGAGTTAAAAGGCGTTAATTCCTGTAATATCTAAACCGGTGATTAACAAATGAACGTCATGAGTACCCTCATAAGTAATTACTGACTCCAGATTGGCAGCATGTCTCATCATTGGGAATTCACCCATGATTCCCATACCTCCGAGAATTTGTCTCGACTCGCGTGCAATGTCAATAGCCATTTTCACGTTGTTACGCTTGGCCATAGAAATTTGAGCCGGACTAGCTTTGTGATCATTCTTAAGGTTTCCGAGTTGAAGGCATAGTAACTGAGCTTTGGTAATTTCCGTTAAGAATTCAGCAAGCTTTTTCTGCTGAAGCTGGAAGGATCCGATTGGTTTTCCAAACTGTTTTCTCTCTTTGGAATACTGAACGGCAGTACAATAACAATCGATCGCTGCACCGATCACTCCCCATGAAATTCCATATCTTGCAGAATTCAAACAGGATAAAGGCCCTTTCATTCCTGTAACTCCCGGAAGAAGGTTCTCTTTCGGAACTTTTACATCATTGAATACCAGCTCTCCTGTTTTGGAAGCTCGTAAGCTCCATTTATTGTGAGTCTCCGGAGTGGTAAACCCTTCCATACCTCTTTCAACAATTAATCCCTGCACTTTTCCTTCTTCATTTTTTGCCCATACTACAGCAATATCGCAAAGAGGAGAGTTGGTGATCCACATTTTAGCACCATTCAGAAGATAATGATCTCCCATATCTTTAAAATATGTCTCCATAGAACCAGGATCAGAACCATGGTTGGGCTCAGTTAATCCAAAAGATCCGATCATTTCTCCTGCAGCAAGCTTTGGAAGATATTTCTTTTTCTGTTCTTCAGAACCGAATTCGTTGATCGGGAACATCACCAAAGAGCTCTGTACTGAAGCCGCAGAACGTACTGCAGAATCTCCTCTTTCCAACTCCTGCATAATCAGACCGTAAGAAATCTGGTCTAATCCTGAACCACCATACTCAACAGGGATATAAGGACCTAGTGCCCCGATTTTACCCAATTCTCTCATAAGACCTGGAAGATCCGTATGATTTTGGGCTGCCTGGTCAATCTGCGGCATTACAAAACTTTCAACCCAGTCTCTTACAGATTGGCGGATCAGTTTGTGTTCTTCAGTAAGTAAAGCATCAATTCCGTAATAATCAGGGATGCTTGTAAGAGGATAATATGACATGATTTTTTGATTTTGTTAAAAATAACATTTTTCGTGGTGTTCTGAAAGTTTTTTTGAAAACTTATCTTGCGGTTGGTTTTCAGTGATATAAGGGGTTTTTATTCCTTTTTAGTGTGAAATGCTCACTTTTAAGCCTCCTCATCATTTGATATAGGATACTGATGGGTAGCATTATGAACCTTGCTTTTGAATTTATACAGATAAGGAGCTTTGTTGGCTGAGCCATCATAAAGTTTTTCCAGCCTGTCCAGAATGTTAAGGCTTAAAATCTTCCTCTGAAAGTTGTTTCTTCTGAATTTCTGGCCTAAGATCGTCTCATACAACAACTGAAGATCTTTCATGGTAAATTTTTCTGGCAGTAAATTACTGGCTGCCACTTCAGTATTGATATTCATTCTCAGGTATTCCAGACCTGTTTCTATAATTCTGTCATGATCAAA encodes the following:
- a CDS encoding c-type cytochrome, whose amino-acid sequence is MKFSDLKLLLLLGVISLFFMQHTIQKYSVDYGEVVEQYKKPIKYWPEPSIDSGISWKEFEAIDWDSNYYDTQELPEVMLGKKLFFDPKLSSSSQISCSSCHNPELGWSDGQEVALGNDHLQGKRNTQSLYNIAERKSFFWDGRSKTLEEQLIGPISAHNEMNMKPEKLGGKLSKIKEYRQLFKDVYHTNKITFDKIASALATFQRTIRSQPSKLDKFIGGDYKAMSDKEIYGMHLFRTKARCMNCHYGKYLSDESFHNIGLTYYKREYEDLGLYHITKNSKDVGKFKTPSLRDLMYTAPWMHNGLMDDMHGIVNLYNSGMQMINPAPEEKKADPNFPVTDPLMKPLHLNEQETDAIVAFLKSMSGSYYKMPRPEIPRK
- a CDS encoding DUF4876 domain-containing protein produces the protein MLKHLLRTLLVLCAVVSLAACSSDSDAPESQAQTTLQLEFKLTPDNIQVKEYKHLKISFKELNSGFSTSRELTNTNVLKTVLPTGTYTISVEGSIVYSDDSGTIEGKVGGLQTGVVVNGNEQTKTVAISLKAGSGDLILEEVFFTGTKTPQGAMYFGDQYFKITNNTDQILYADGMLLIQSSFMTNEKQDYSPNIMTTTFSAGAIIKIPGTGQTYPVKPGESIIIAEDAINHKEFNPSSINLSQADFQIFKEDSDDIDNPLVPKMMNVFEKMVIHTQGYYAYALARMPQGMTNEALISQNTYTYTYNLTFGGDVYPMDGTAVKIPNEWITDAVNLSVQDSFQWLVTSPSLDMGWTSVASFDGDKNRFGKAVRRKVIGKTAEGKNILKDTHNSTVDFEHGVKPSLFN
- a CDS encoding TonB-dependent receptor plug domain-containing protein — encoded protein: MQHLQPSSFTDLLELLPGGRSTDPVMNQVNKISLRETGNPGSDYNTSAMGTTFLVDGAPLNSGANLQYTYDFTDKTNTGLKRRLNITSGVDMRSISTDQIEKVEILRGIPSVRYGNLTSGIVKITNKSGQTRWNARFKADGYSKLFAVNKGFENKDKDLKINLGIDYLNAKSDPRDRLENYKRITTNFALVKEKKHDHGNSRWQANLSYTGSLDGSKSDPDIDLSELNSYEVNNHLFSLSNLFTYTKNEPSFYRSTEVQATINQRLDKIKQTKFIQLENATAFPLSRTEGEYDGYYPEARYISDYIVDGKPLDLFVKMINTFRFTVTSVKTEINTGFDWQLSKNWGQGQLFDIYKPIDPKSTFRPRAYRDIPAYSTGAAFLETISAADIGKHTLTLALGLRGNSMMNIPSYFKMHGKVYADPRVNLQWNLPSFTLLNQKSQLALTLGYGKQSLFPDLNLLYPELIYKDVQQLNYFHDNPNYRRVNYKTMIYNPQNPEIEPAVNEKFEARLDFNLGLHQLSVTVFKENMNNAFRSMNEYAVYQYKKYDTSGLDHGSITSPPDVDALPYQNINENFIYSAQRNGSTIDKEGIEFQYSSNRIPKINTRFTLNGAWFKTRYGNSLPVYRGHDISINGKPYPYLGLYDGMEPNSVNEVLNTNLMLDTYIPKLDLIFSSSFQFSWYSMRKLDPMSGVPSHYVDPNGNIYPFHPETAKGTLLERLIIAQNNDLYNASRRPMEMNLNLKVTKSFRNKAVVISMFANRLFSYYAPYNINGFTINRKGAHDPYFGMEINFNL
- a CDS encoding T9SS type A sorting domain-containing protein, giving the protein MRKITFFLLSITAPFYLAQQAGDLVSAEQKLDLTPQGVANFIANNLGEQNAPDFVSYLNSFNIGLKGYKITYYTKNENNILVKATGLLMFPNVGYKLSTVVSDHGTTDSRNNVPSNFKGALTAGFVVELSYVLNGYILMAPDYVGMGTGEGVHPYVDYATEAGATIDFVTAANKVLAQQGVKRYDEYFLTGYSQGAHAAMSTIKMLNTANPTHLKFKYAYMGDGPYDMSETTLKKGVLEKDIYPFTAFLANVLHSCNNTGFRTYNNNISEVISAEYLDRYTYHVVQDNGGLLWGPVIWRKLFTNIFINEVTNNQNHVFRQCLQPKDVYNWYNKTPMTLGHSTVDLAIPPENTSKTIDVQRGYYPWWDLNKYKLEAFYWGPLGHVGGIVPFVLASNAKFNSLRSGGLLNQWAIAGSIFGKKASDVSSEINPLSSSQIKPDLGNMQLVEITDFNKEKAAGRSAVDRNLSALKDGVYLLKVTENNENKMIPYIKSTPTVIEEKEIVQSENNDLLKLKIDQEELSAINIFDQNKNLRASISKEKYLETGGIDLKSIDHQTYTFEVVTPFYNLQFNKAVGTLSPENNADIFAQNHQIKAKAANGIKNISIYSISGVLVRQHEVNKDQFESGNLDSGIYVVQMILNNGKTINKKVKL
- a CDS encoding acyl-CoA dehydrogenase family protein produces the protein MSYYPLTSIPDYYGIDALLTEEHKLIRQSVRDWVESFVMPQIDQAAQNHTDLPGLMRELGKIGALGPYIPVEYGGSGLDQISYGLIMQELERGDSAVRSAASVQSSLVMFPINEFGSEEQKKKYLPKLAAGEMIGSFGLTEPNHGSDPGSMETYFKDMGDHYLLNGAKMWITNSPLCDIAVVWAKNEEGKVQGLIVERGMEGFTTPETHNKWSLRASKTGELVFNDVKVPKENLLPGVTGMKGPLSCLNSARYGISWGVIGAAIDCYCTAVQYSKERKQFGKPIGSFQLQQKKLAEFLTEITKAQLLCLQLGNLKNDHKASPAQISMAKRNNVKMAIDIARESRQILGGMGIMGEFPMMRHAANLESVITYEGTHDVHLLITGLDITGINAF